A stretch of the Capsicum annuum cultivar UCD-10X-F1 chromosome 8, UCD10Xv1.1, whole genome shotgun sequence genome encodes the following:
- the LOC107879115 gene encoding uncharacterized protein LOC107879115: protein MLEYAKFMKDLVMKKRTVRYEPVDNIHHSSAILTRSLVQKKADLGEFTIPCTIGSLDFDKALCDLRESINLMPLISYKRLGLGGLTPITMQLVIADRSVKRLVWILYDMLVKVANFIFSIDFVILDNKVDFEVPIILGRPFLATGSVLIDLRANKLLFRLNNEVVLFYVCQSMKQPKEMGIFSIIYVYYVDEHEDPIEEKIILETLVAVLMNFDCEGIEEYEETVCALTGMESYSYAPKKLDLDLKNWPTPLAKPSIKEPPVLALKEFPRHLRYVFLGSENTLPMIIAADLVEHQVEALIFVIRRYKRAICWTIIDIIGIPPSICTYKI, encoded by the coding sequence ATGCTCgaatatgctaaatttatgaaagaccttgtgatGAAGAAGAGAACAGTGAGATATGAACCGgtggataatattcaccattcCAGTGCCATTTTGACCAGATCTTTAGTACAAAAGAAAGCAGACCTAGGAGaattcaccatcccttgtactATCGGGTCACTTGATTTTGATAAAGCTTTATGTGATCTCAGAGAAAGTATTAACTTAATGCCTCTTATTTCTTATAAGAGGTTGGGTTTAGGCGGTCTTACACCCATAACTATGCAATTGGTGATAGCGGACAGGTCAGTGAAGCGGCTAGTGTGGATATTGTATGATATGCTTGTAAAGGTGGCCAActttatattttctatagattttgTTATTCTGGACAataaggtggattttgaggtacccataatcttgggtagaccttttctCGCAActggaagtgtgcttattgatttacgGGCTAACAAGCTACTATTTAGGCTTAACAATGAGGTAGTTCTCTTTTATGTGTGCCAATCTATGAAGCAACCTAAGGAGATGGGTATATTCTCTATCATTTATGTTTATTATGTAGATGAGCATGAGGATCCAattgaggaaaaaattattttggaaacTCTGGTTGCAGTCTTGATGAACTTTGATTGTGAAGgtattgaggagtatgaagagacagTGTGTGCTTTGACGGGAATGGAATCATATTCATATGCTCCCAAGAAGCTAGATTTAGACCTAAAAAATTGGCCAACACCACTGGCTAAGCCATCTATCaaagagccaccggtgttagCATTGAAGGAGTTTCCAAGACATTTACGGTATGTGTTTTTAGGAAGTGAAAACACTTTACCTATGATTATTGCTGCAGATTTGGTTGAGCACCAGGTTGAGGCACTTATCTTTGTGATTAGAAGATATAAAAGGGCTATTTGTTGGACTATTATCGATATCATTGGTATTCCTCCCAGTATTTGCACTTACAAGATTTAG